A single region of the Malaclemys terrapin pileata isolate rMalTer1 chromosome 4, rMalTer1.hap1, whole genome shotgun sequence genome encodes:
- the NCR3LG1 gene encoding natural cytotoxicity triggering receptor 3 ligand 1, whose protein sequence is MKGNRSAPSLPRPGPAKPPALPQSMGWGAGSAGRCCRLLGLLLCLSGALQPAETLQVLMGSTPLIVSLNDNISIPCKISGYNTAELDSKNVGVTWYLKTPRTDQEEKVFTFHAGAHISHRNGASMSDSDLRRGNAALSLPQIQFKEAGIYRCYVIVAPSDAHGTAVLEVVAQPEVSLSPKEVTIESDKEKTLSCEVNKFYPNLVDIKWMKISKNNQDSSVAAEDIHTGASVENEDGTFNVTSILRLQPSLQDNGNVYRCIVSHKTFPAKLLLNSTLTVTAPKSHLNTIIGAVIGTILACIIVLGLGTFVYCRCLKKIPPVT, encoded by the exons ATGAAGGGGAACCGCTCAGCCCCGTCACTTCCACGACCTGGGCCAGCGAAGCCCCCAGCCCTACCTCAGAgcatggggtggggagcgggCTCTGCCGGGCGGTGCTGCCGGCTGCTCGGGCTGCTCCTGTGTCTCAGCGGCGCGCTCCAGCCTGCAG AAACTCTTCAAGTGTTGATGGGCAGCACCCCACTGATCGTGTCACTGAATGATAACATCTCCATACCATGCAAGATCTCTGGGTACAATACAGCAGAACTGGATAGCAAGAACGTGGGAGTTACCTGGTATCTTAAGACTCCGAGGACAGACCAAGAAGAAAAAGTATTCACATTTCATGCTGGAGCACATATTTCCCATAGAAATGGGGCCAGTATGTCTGACAGTGACCTGAGAAGAGGAAATGCTGCACTCTCTCTACCACAGATACAGTTTAAGGAAGCAGGAATATATAGGTGCTATGTTATTGTCGCACCTTCTGATGCTCATGGAACAGCTGTTTTAGAGGTAGTTG CTCAACCGGAAGTCAGCCTGTCTCCAAAGGAAGTGACAATAGAAAGTGACAAGGAGAAGACTCTGTCATGTGAAGTCAATAAGTTCTATCCAAATTTGGTTGACATTAAGTGGATGAAGATATCAAAGAATAACCAGGACAGTAGCGTAGCAGCAGAGGATATCCACACAGGAGCCTCTGTAGAAAATGAAGATGGCACATTTAATGTCACTAGCATACTAAGGTTGCAACCGTCTTTGCAAGATAATGGAAATGTCTATAGATGTATTGTGAGTCACAAAACATTTCCTGCCAAGTTACTTCTCAATAGCACCTTGACTGTCACAG CCCCCAAGTCACATTTGAACACTATAATTGGAGCAGTCATTGGAACAATACTAGCCTGTATTATTGTGCTCGGTTTGGGTACTTTCGTGTACTGTAGGTGTTTGAAGAAAA TTCCACCTGTGACGTGA